Proteins from one Anastrepha obliqua isolate idAnaObli1 chromosome 2, idAnaObli1_1.0, whole genome shotgun sequence genomic window:
- the LOC129238005 gene encoding uncharacterized protein LOC129238005, which translates to MQPLENIFFSAILILCCASLINSRPLPFEGAAPIGRKHENGAENRQRTQRQVVQPKWLTNVNGPELFTDGIVRITPQKLRETAAWRDAIQKAVKEGHFAVDIDQDQQAQLAPLNRGSDQQNVQPAPRQSSAPQFVPIPLALFNPTQWTFQLPTMPAGLAMNQEQPNLLQRMWNDFLVNRHRMWEQM; encoded by the exons ATGCAGCcactagaaaatatatttttttccgctattttaattttatgttgcgcttctttaataaat TCTCGACCATTGCCCTTCGAAGGAGCAGCACCAATTGGCAGAAAACATGAAAATGGCGCAGAGAACAGGCAGAGAACGCAACGTCAA GTGGTGCAACCAAAATGGCTAACTAATGTAAATGGTCCGGAGTTATTCACCGACGGCATTGTGCGCATAACTCCGCAGAAGTTACGAGAAACCGCAGCGTGGCGCGATGCCATTCAAAAGGCAGTTAAAGAGGGACATTTTGCGGTTGATATCGATCAG GATCAGCAGGCGCAGTTAGCACCGTTAAATAGAGGAAGCGACCAACAAAATGTACAACCTGCTCCCAGGCAGTCATCAGCACCACAGTTCGTTCCAATACCATTAGCGCTCTTCAATCCAACTCAATGGACCTTCCAATTGCCCACAATGCCCGCTGGGCTGGCCATGAATCAAGAGCAGCCCAATCTGCTGCAACGAATGTGGAATGATTTCCTGGTGAATAGGCATCGGATGTGGGAACAAATGTAG